aaaaagatagtgtacctctatcaagtgggattcatcccggggattcaaggttggttcaacatacaaaaaaaatccataaatgtaatttatcacatcagtaGAATAGGAAAGCactcaacaaaatacagcaccccttcatattgaaaatactaaaaagctagggataacaggaatgtatctcaacatggtaaaagccatttatgctaagccccaggccaacatcattctaaatggataaaaattgaaagcattctctctaaaaatgggagcaagacagggatgctctctttcaccacttctatttagtcaatttttaattgactttatttATGGTTTCATGCCttgcaaaacatttttaattcctATGTATAAAATGTGTCATGGTTAAGATATTTCCTATCTCTTGCCAcgcatggtggcacacgcttaTAATCCTGTGGACTCAGGacgttgagacaggaggatagcaaattctaGGCTAACCTCAGctacttagaccctgtctcaaaataaaaaggactggggatgtagctccatggcagAACGCCCcttgtttcaatccccagtaccaaaaataaaagggtatgtagtttggtggtaaaaacccctgagtttgattcccactACTGCACAAACTTAAAAAACCTCTCCTAAGAGTCTTTTGTAAATGTAATTTGGAGATtttgatacaatatttttattttgcatgttaatttttatatctttagtccatctggcatttatttttgaatatagcATAAGATAGCATTCCAATTTTACTTTCTTCCAGATGGATAACCAGTTGTGTTATTCCTATTTTCCTACTGAGTACAACTACCATCATTGTCATATCTTACATTCTATCATTTATACTGGGATTGTTCTGTTACTAACCtgtttgtgttttcttctctcaATACTCTTTTGACTAAAGAGGCTATGATTTATGTTCTTTGTGAAGCaagtcttttctatttcatatgaATTACTTGactattctttcaattttaatcTTCCACAAAAGCCTTAAAATCATTTATCCAATCTCATCACCACCACTATCTTATAAGGTTATGTAGTGATTCTAATTTGAATTCATTAATTGACATTGAGTGTGTAAATTGAAAATTGTTATTATATCTTCACAACTAAGAATAATGGGATGTCTTTCTACCTGTTCAGTAAAGACTTCAGATATGCCTTCTTGTGAGGCTtgtgccttttttattttattcccagaTTATCTTAGAGTACTCACAAGGTAAGTGgagggtgtttttgttttttgtttttctatttggtaCAATGGAGAAAAAACATTGATAAATTTTCTGTTCATCTAGCTGTTGAGTTTTGATGATTTccaaaaatgcatattttagaTTTCTAAATATTCAGTAAAAATGTTTCACCTCTTTGATTTCAGTGTCTATGGAAGCTACCAGTtgtcttgattttgtttttatatgtggtaGAAATATTAAGACAGTGTTAGATTTGATGATGGTGATAATTAAATTCCTTCTCTAATTCctgattttacttaaaatgattttAGCTTTTCAATCTTTGGGGGAaatatgctatttattttttataaataatttttatttaagttttctttctttcttttcttttttttttttttttttattcttcgtTGGaatttgttgttggtggtggtgatgatgctgagggattgaacctaggggcactgtaccattgagccatatctccagccctttttattttttgagacagagccttgtttagttgctgaggcttccttgaactttcaatctttctGTCCCAAGTCTTCTGaattgcagggattacagggatgcaccacTGTGAGCAGCTTAAGGTTGGAATTTTTATTAGGAATGTCTACTGAATTTTATTAAGAGCGTTTTCAGCATTTCATGAAcatgattttctttcatttgttgatGGAGTGCATAGTTGATCAACAAGATAGACTTGATATTGTCTACAGTTGGCTTCATGTAGTAAATTTCTACAGAACAAGTACCTCTAACTAAattctttgtgttcttttctttctggtcttTGGCCAGGAGCTCTTCAGTCTTGATCTTTAGATGATACTAGTAAGACTCCAATGGAAGCCTCTTAGCTCCAGTTGCCAGTTATCCGAGGGTTTGGTGACTTATGTTAAGTTGGAGTTGAGAATAAAGACAAAGGAAGGCATTTTCTATTTCCAGAATCCTCCTgttccttctttgttttgttttgttgttggtggtggttttagttttttttagttgttttttttttcttttgagagagagagagagagaatttatttattttttagttttcagcggacacaacatctttatttgtatgtggtgctgaggatcgaacccaggccgcacgcatgccaggcaagcgcgctaccgcttgagccacatccccagccccaagttttttgtttttttttttaaattttttttttttattggttgttcacaacattacaaagctcttgacatatttcatacattagattgaagtgggttatgaactcccaattttaccctaaatgcagattgcagaatcacgtcggttacacatccacaattttacataatgcccaattagtaattgttgtattctgctacctttcctatcccctactatcccccaagtttttttattttatgtaagtatgtctttctgttccttttaAGTCAGTGTTTAATAGGCAAAATTTACACCAAACTACTTCTacaacagatttttttcccccagctctttttatttttaagacaagttcttgttaagttgcccaggctgacctgaaaCTTGGGATTCTTctgtctaagcctcccaagtagctggaatagCAGGCTTACACCACTGTGCTGGGCTCTGAGAcctttttaataaagagaaaataatgaaatagcaATGTATCTtgatgtttttccttccttccatccttttgGCCTTTTTTCTGAAACTAATCTGCATTGTTTTCTTCAGTGATTGTCAATTTCAGTGGAAGGAACATTTATGCCATGAAGCTTTTATTCAGAACCTAAACTAGTAGCAAGCTCATATAACCAATATTTACATTTCTAATTGTTTATTCAAAGGAGACTATAAAGGCCCAGATGCAATTTTACAAgtctggaaaaataaattattagttATGATTTCATTATCAAATTATTATGATTTCATTATAAAGCAGATTGATTTACTTGGCAGTGATTAAATAATACTTACTCACAGGAACCTGCCTGTGGATGCCCAACAATAAGAGGGGTTTGATTTATCAAGAACAGTGCTGGATGTGAAGATTGAAATCCTGAGTACTAGTCTTAGTGCTCTAACTAGCTTCCTTGAACTCAGATGGGATTCTGTACCTATGACCAttcatttcctcttctctaaAATGAGGTTCCTGAATGATccttctttaaattttaacattgtgGAAAATCAGATACTATTGGTCCTCTATATCCACAGATTACATATCTGTGGGTTCCATATCCCCAAATTTAACCAACTAGAGATTGAAAGTGTTAACTGAAAAAAGTTGCTTCAGTACTGAATATttacacacactttttttcttaacaatattttttaaacaacataaTAGTTAAATAGCATCTACATTATATCAGTTTACAAGTAATCAGGATACAGGAAGATTATGTAGGTTAAATGCAGATACTTCACCTTTTTATAAGGAACCTGAGCATCTACAGATTTTGGTGTCTCACACAGTTCCCAGAACTAGTCTCCCTTAGATACTGAGGGACCATTGGAGTGTTTGagccctgcctcaaaatacagGCCATGATTCCAGTGTTTCACAgctgagtttttttgtttttttttaaaatacatcacagcagaatgcattacaattcttattactcatatagagcacgatttttcatatcacAGCTGAGTTCTTTTGCTGTCTGGTTCTATAGGAAATTAGGTTGTTGTGAACTTTCCGGTGCATTGCATGCTCCAATAGAGCAATTAACTATAGTAGATCCCTTTACAgttttatttgtgaaaataattttaatccatGATGTCTCTATGAAGTCATTTCTCCTCTAGGGAGTTCTTGTAAGTAATGTCTGTCTAGGAAGCTttaaagggtttttgtttttttgggtttttttggggggggagtgtttgtttggtactggggattgaacccagggacacttaacccaATGAGACAGAgtgtcattgagttgcttagttttgctaagttgcttaggctggatttgaactcgtgatcctcctgacttagcttcctgagtcactgggattacaggtatgaccACCACACTTGACATAAAAGGTTTTGAACTTACTGGAATGTAAATGTAgagctgggcttgtagctcagtgatagaacgtttgcctagaacatgtgagagcactgggtttgatcctcagcaccacataaaaataaataaaagtattgtatccatctacaactaaaaatgtatcttaaaaaaaatgttggggctagagttgtagctcagtgatagagcacttgccttgcatgtatgaggccccgggtttggtccttagcaccacataaaaataaagatattgtgtgtgggagaccaaccttacacgtgactgggtcacactccccggctgggtgctgaggcgctcagtcacagaaatgtggtcGGTGTCTTGTGCATGGGTATGTCTTGCTATAGCCCCATGgatgaagctatgctcacctgttcctttgtaatataaccccttgccctgtttaggatagaatcttccatggaagtgccttgtgtgtgtccccttctcttactgtgtccttgggtatggcctacccaggtgtcagtcatctgctgacagtggacatcatgaagatactcagccccctgaaaccagaccccttgcctcatttgagtagcttctcctcaattaaaggggtcagcacgtgctctctctctctttctgcggacccttaaggtcagaggaacgtcacagcgaccccaaagaaaaaggtatttgtgtctcctgtgtggttatttcgtgcagcccagttagcccagtttaactggagtgacccctgagccttttagtcgcgagagcAGAAACCCGGCAattgtgttcatctgcaacttagaagaatttttttttttaagtgtattgaGCTTGATCATATTAAAATTGCTGACTTTTGCCATGCAAAAATGTCATATACCTTAACCTGATTGAGTATTTCTTGtctaaaatgcttgggaccagaagtgtttcctATTTTGGAGGTTTTCGAGTTTTGGCATATTTGCGTAGTCTTTGCCAgttgaacatccctaatctgaaactctgaaatccaaaatgctccaaaatataaaactttttgaGCATTGTATCAGTactcaaaaatttgaaatttcatagCATTTAGATTTTTAACCTTCACATTAGGGATGCCCAACCAGCAGTTAGAATTATCATATCATTACTTGAAAGATATTCCAACCTAAAAGCAGAACTGTTTTTGTATTAGGCACCTGTTGCTTATTCAGAGGGCTGTTGTTGTAGCCAagggttggtagagtgctcacctaatgtgtgtgaggcactaggtttaattctcagcactgcaggtaggtaggtaggtaggtaggtaagtagataaaataaaggtccatcaacaactaaaaacagtttttaaaaaggttCAAAGATATCTAGaggaaaagatattaaaattacaCCATTTCCATAGCATCCAACTCCTGATTGTCATTTATGACATTACCAGAAGAACCACAGTATAACTCcagtttatattgttttaaatagGCAGAAACAAGATTTTTTATGTGTGTCATGATACAAACACTGATTTGCACCATGAAACTTCCTGTAATTTTCAAGCCTAGGTGGAAATAGAACATTTACTAattcattttttgtatatttgtgtaCTGCTTCTCAGTAAACTAGAAGCAAGAAATGGTATCTCAGAACTAAAGGATAGTGTTGAATATGGGAACAGtgtaaattttcttctgtgtgtgtgtgtgtgtgtgtgtgctttttgtAATATCAGATTggggaaatttttctttatttttatcttgaaaaactgattttaaagtttcttaaaaCTGGTGAATATCCAGTGAATCATGAGAGAGAAAATGCTGAATGTTTAACTGTTCAGCTAGAACTTGTCATGCAGCTGAATTATGATTTCTCACTTGCCGTATACAGTTAAGATACttctttaatattctttgttCCTTGgaaaaatgctaaaagaaaataggaatttCCCATTATTGCCTTTGTGGAAATGTATTCATATCTAATTCCTGACTCACTGCCCTGGCTACTACCCGTTTTCCTTGCTACAGATTTTCCTTGCTTTTCTGCTTAAGAGAGGGATTCCAGACAGACGAGGAAACAGCTTTTAAATGCTGCACTGCGGGTGTACTAAGCCATTCCCTCACTGTGCAGTCTGGAAATCCAGGAGCACCTCTCTGGCAATGCATTCTAATGAGTTGCTAAAGATGCCAGAGCATGTGCATGcattttctttcccctccccctttcttcctttttccaagccccctcttctccctgtttcccctccttctcctttatCCCCTCCCTCTGTGTCTCAGTTCTGCAGTACACAGGAGGGAAGCACACTCCTGCATTGCAAGGCTTTCTCTTAAGGATGTATTGTGGCTTTTGTTTGGATTGCAGCGTGCAGACTTACAGGTAACACTGAAATTGGGTTAAACAGTTATATTCTATTAAATTGTTTTCAGATGTAAAATATTACATTGGATTTCAtggaaaaaataagttaatcttgGCTAATTTTACTAGTGAATGTAATGAAATGTTTTCAGAATTACCATAAGCAGATTCTATAAACAactcaaatgaaagaaaatgggggTAGATCGATCTGTGattgcttttgttttatgttgATCTTGAAAGCTTGGTGTGGTGTTGCTTCTCTTTAGAGTGTTAACTGTGGGGTGTTATCGATTGTAGCCATGATAGTGATATCAGAAGGGGTGGAGTGGGAAGGGTGACAGCAGCCTGGGCTAGCTAGGTTCTTCGATTTAGGGCACTGGATGCAAATGTAAattgctttctccttttcttctatcagcTGTTCAGAGGAGACTCATTACAACTCCTGCTGAAGCTCctaatcttcctcccttcttctagTCCTTTTCTCTACCCTAACTTGGCCTGAAGACATTGTCCCCAAAATTTACCTTTCTCCCTTGGTGCTATATGTATGGTGAACTTGGCACTATGGCCTCGTCTGGGACTGGCCAGACGACGGTTCTTGGCTCTCCTTATTCCAAGAAGGATTTAAAGGGAAATTGCACTGCAGGCAATGCATCAGAGCAGCAGCATCGGGAGCTTGGGGACTGAGGCTCTTCTGGCATTATTATACACATGCACAGCTGACCGCAATGACAGCAGCTGCTCCTTTGAACTGTTGGCAGCAGCCAAGCGGCAGCATGAAGTGAGAGATCACTCCTGAGCTCAAGATGAACTCCACCTTGGATGGTAATCAGAGCAGCCACCCTTTTTGTCTCTTGGCATTTGACTACTTGGAAACTGTCAGTTTTTGCCTTTTGGAAGTGCTGATTATTGTTTTTCTAACAGTATTGATTATTTCTGGCAACATCATTGTGATTTTTGTATTTCACTGTGCACCTTTGTTGAACCATCACACTACAAGTTATTTTATCCAGACAATGGCATATGCTGACCTCCTGGTGGGGGTAAGCTGCTTGGTCCCTTCTTTATCACTCCTTCACTATTCCCTACCATTAGAGGAGTCCTTGACTTGCCAGATATTTGGCTTTGCAGTATCAGTTCTGAAGAGTGTCTCTATGGCTTCTCTGGCCTGTATCAGCATTGATAGATACATTGCCATCACTAAGCCTTTAACGTATAATACCCTGGTTACACCCTGGAGACTACGCCTGTGTATTTTCCTGATTTGGCTATACTCCACCCTCAtcttcctgccttcctttttCCACTGGGGCAAACCTGGATATCATGGAGATGTCTTTCAGTGGTGTGCGGAGTCCTGGCACACAGACCCATACTTCACCTTGTTCATCGTGATAATGTTATATGCCCCAGCAGCCCTCATTGTCTGCTTCACATATTTCAACATCTTCCGCATCTGCCAACAGCATACAAAGGAAATCAGCGAAAGGCAAGCCCGCTTCAGCAGCCAGAGTGGGGAGAATGGGGAAGAACAGGCCTGTCCCGATAAGCGTTATGCCATGGTCCTGTTCCGCATCACTAGTGTATTTTATGTCCTCTGGTTGCCCTATATTATCTACTTCTTGTTGGAGAGTTCCACTGGCCACAGCAACCGCTTCGTATCCTTCTTGACCACCTGGCTTGCTATTAGTAACAGTTTCTGCAATTGTGTCATTTATAGTCTCTCCAACAGTGTCTTCCAAAGAGGACTTAAACGCCTATCAGGGGCTGTGTGTACTTGTGCAAGTCAGACCACTGACAAGGACCCTTATACAGTTAGGAGCAAAGGCCCCCTTAATGGATGTCATGTCTGAAATGGCTCAATCACTAGTTCACTAGGAAATCGGGGACAGAATAATTTGACTAAGCAATAGCACACAAGTGATCtatccaaatatcttttttttaagtttgcatGAAATTTTTTCCTAAATGTGATTTTGAATCAGAAGAATCAGGATCATGAGGATAAATttctcttgttccagtttttgaaATGTCATGGAAATGACTACATTTCTCAGATTTAAAGGAATAAAGCCATACCTAACACCTCTCTCCAGCTGGCGTGACTGAACCTGGGTGTGAAAAAGCGTCAGCATTTTAAGTCATCATTCTCTTGTCACTTTTCTAGATTCTTTCCAGCATTTGGACTTCCTGTGCAATTGATATCTTTCAACAGGGAATATTAAAACATACTGATAAATTAacatggatttaatttttttttaaacactgcaAGTTTCAACACTGTCATTTAGACAGCCAAATGTTTTGCATTATATTCTCTTGAGAGAACTCTTAATGGGGTGAATAATGTGAACAATTaaacattacttttaaaattttgcaatGACCCACAGAAGTAAAAGTGCAACCAACTCATAGTTTATGAAAAACTGAGCTACTTTTTTGTGCTATACttcacagagattttgatacatgtGCATTTAAGTAATTGATGCAATATTTTGCCCAGGTGTTTGTGTATATTGAGAATATTTGAATTGAGttagatttctctttcttgaCAAAATGTATTTCAGTGAGCTAAAATTAATTGCAAGCAGTTGATAACggtgaaaatatataaaaatgtgactttagtgttttttgttcttttttatccaAACACTTTTGAAATATTAGAACAGCAAGCAGAAGAGTGCCATAGGTAATCAAGTCAAAATATATTATTGGCTGCAggtagggctcagtggtagagtaacaTGGTCAGTatatgcaaagccctgagttcagtaTCCTGCCTAGGGAGCGGggtaaatatgtatgtgtacacgCACTGTAatatactcattttttaaaatggagttaatTGACATGTTTTCTTCATGGTTAAATAGAATCAACTAATACAGTAAAAACTAATTTTGGATAGCATTCTTTCAGTGTTAAAGAATCCACGttgagtgaaggaaggggagattCTGGTTAATCTGAATctcttattgcttttttttttactggagaaAAAATCTTTTGGCATACAGTTTtttctttaagtcttttttttcatttttgtttttccaacacACTGGCAAAATCTATAggattttattatcattttctagAATTATCAGAATGGTATGTGTTTGTGTAAAGTATCatgttttgttcttaaaaatgATTATCTTTAAAGCAAGAAGTTTACTTttctaaaagaagagaaggaTTTCTGGCAGCTCTAGGCATAAAATATTTCCTCCACTTTTCTGCCTGTTTTAGTTTTTAGAAATCTTCAGACGACTTATTTGATCTCTGCCTTTGGCTAAATGCTGGTATCTTAATGCAGCAGTGGTGTTCAGGGAGATGGAAGATAGAAGAAACCCAAGGGACGTGGTCTAAAGTGGATTTCTGAATCCAAGAAAGGACATGGATATTTATAAAGCAGGCAGATATGTTTTAGTTTTCCATCCTGATGTTAGAAATCTCttgcccttttaaaataaaaaccaacatttGTTTGATTTTAGGTTCATTTAAAATCAGTTTGATTTTAACCTCAAATGTCTTctctttaaactttttaattttaagtgacTATTATATAAACATTCAAGCATCAGATTTTCAGTTCTTCTCAAAAGCTTACTGGCTCTTTATATTTAGTGTTAGCAGATTCGATTCTAAGCTGTTTCAGAATTTAGAACTCATACTGAAATTGCAAGTTAGGTTAGAAATGAGTTTGTTGAATTGCTGTTTCAAGTGGAAAACCTTTACTGCTGGATtctgaaaaatagtttttatcatacatatttcatatttgttaaaatggtacagatgtaaaaaaaattaccttttttcaTATCTGCTAGAGAGTGTAACCTATTCAGATTTGCAGTTTGCTTATGAATTTTTTGTTCAGTAAATATGGGAATCTTAAAGACTTATATAGAAAATTGATGTTAAATCAATGGATTTTACTTTCTTAAGATCAAAGGAGCTgggcctttttaattttttgctctgATAGAGGTTCactttgtaaaaagaaaatacctatttaaattttttggtaaTGGCTAACCAatgtagttttgtttgtttgcttgttttggtactgggggctGAACCAAGgggtggttaaccactgagccacatatctagccctttatatattttatttagagagagggtctcactaagttgcttaaggcttctctaagttgttgagactggctttgaacctgctatcttcctgcctcagcctccgagttgcagggattacaggcatgtgccagtagGCCTGGccaatctgttttttgttttgttttttttaatgattgcaAAGACAGTTCTTTTAATAAGATCTTTTTAAAGtagatattttcattgttttcctaGTTCCAAATTTGGATTTTATTAGACAGTGTTTTTAAGCATTAGAATATCTGTTAATATCTGAGTCCAACAAAAGTGGAAACAAAGTAGAtcagtaatttttaagaaaaataaaaagtgtcctCCCCCACCTGATGCTTTTTTAATAGCAGTTTTCTTTCCAGTTTATCTTGTCTTCAGGGAAACCTAAGATTTCTTCCAGGTATCAGCTCTTTTATTCTCACATTCATTTTCTGTACTGCCATttgttcattttggtttttgttttgtttatgtgcATGTATTGGGTGAGGGGGGACAATAGGTTCATAGTTCCAGTCTTCAGTGGTGCGATTACTTTCTGCATGATACATTGGGAGTTTATCAGTGCAGCATTTAATAACATTTAGTTTAAATACCAAACCAACTAGTTCAGAATGAGAAAACAGTATATTTTTAGACTCAAATACTTTGAATAGCTCATTTAACTTAATATGGTATAAGACTAGTATCAGAGGACTTATTTAGAGATTATATCAGAGGAATACTGTTAGAGATTGTATTGGAAATTATTtcatagtaaattttaaaataagattatactgttttatttgtaaatgagTTATATGTTTTAATGCAGTAATTTCAGTGAAGATATGTTTTTTCCTTATAGACATAAAAAGCAATTATAAGTGAACTAGTGTTCCACTTTAGTAAGAATATTATCTTATACCAGAATggataattgaatttttaaatttattcttgtattttttatagtggggttaatttttatttatttatttattttttgagttg
This portion of the Ictidomys tridecemlineatus isolate mIctTri1 chromosome 4, mIctTri1.hap1, whole genome shotgun sequence genome encodes:
- the Gpr21 gene encoding putative G-protein coupled receptor 21; amino-acid sequence: MNSTLDGNQSSHPFCLLAFDYLETVSFCLLEVLIIVFLTVLIISGNIIVIFVFHCAPLLNHHTTSYFIQTMAYADLLVGVSCLVPSLSLLHYSLPLEESLTCQIFGFAVSVLKSVSMASLACISIDRYIAITKPLTYNTLVTPWRLRLCIFLIWLYSTLIFLPSFFHWGKPGYHGDVFQWCAESWHTDPYFTLFIVIMLYAPAALIVCFTYFNIFRICQQHTKEISERQARFSSQSGENGEEQACPDKRYAMVLFRITSVFYVLWLPYIIYFLLESSTGHSNRFVSFLTTWLAISNSFCNCVIYSLSNSVFQRGLKRLSGAVCTCASQTTDKDPYTVRSKGPLNGCHV